In Candidatus Hydrogenedentota bacterium, the genomic stretch AAACTCCTCGACCCCGTTGTCGAGGGGCGTGCGGACTATACGAAAGGCAACCGGCTCTTCTACGGAGACGCGTGGCACATGATTCCCAGGCTTCGGTATCTGGGCAACTCGGGACTCTCCCTGCTGACCAAGATCGCCTCGGGCTATTGGCATGTGGCCGATTCACAGACGGGCTACACGGTGGCGTCGCTCCAAGTGCTCAAGACCCTTGACCTGGACAGAATATACAAACGCTATGGCATGCCCAACGACATGCTGGTGAAGCTGAACGTCTACGACTTTCGCGTGAAAGACGTTCATGTGAAACCCGTCTACAATATCGGGGAGACATCGGGGATCAAGATCCGCAAGGTCTTCTTCACGATCCCCTTGCTTCTTTTCCGGCTTTTCATGTACCGCATGGTGCAGAAGTACATTATCCGCAATACCCATCCCCTCGTGTTTTTTTACCTTCTGGGAGGGTTCATGCTGCTGTTGGACGTTCCGTTGGCGGTGCGCCTCATCTTCAGATGGACTCAGGGAGCGTCGGTGACCGTTGAGAACGCATTTGCCGTGCTCTTCTGCGCTTTTATGGGATTCCAGTCCATTTTATTCGCGATGCTTTTCGACATGGAGGCCAATAAAGACCTCCAGGGGAAGTGAGCGGTGGCGTTTCCTCTGTCGGATTATATGGACATGCTCGGCGCCCTCCGTGGACGGGGTTATGATGCGGGGCCCGTAAAGCAGTACTGGGGAGAGTATCCTGAGCCGTTCATTTTCTTGCGGCATGATGTGGACAGACTTTCCGGGCGGGCCGTCAGAATGGCACAGGCTGAGTCCGAGGCCGGGTTCCTGTCGACATACTATTTCAGGTGCCGTCCCAGGGGTGTTTTCCCGGAAAAGGCCGTATGCGAAATTGCCGTGATGGGGCATGAAATCGGATATCATTACGATGTCATGACGCAGGCAAAAGGCAACACCGAACATGCCCGGATACTCTTCAGAGAGGAGCTTGCACGGTTGCGGGAACTCGCCGAGGTAGCAACCGTGGCCGCGCACGGCAGCCCGCTCTCGCGATTCTCAAACATGCGGTTTTCAGAGGGGCTGGATCTTGAGTCTCTCGGTTTGCTTGGGGAACCGCAGGTACACATGGATTTCTCCAGAGTCTTCTACGTGACTGACACAGGCGGGATATTTGGCAGTCCCCATAACCGCAGGGATTGGTCGAATGGCAAGAATCTGCGTAATCCCACCTCTCCCAATGACTTGCCGGGTGTGCTCC encodes the following:
- a CDS encoding glycosyltransferase family 2 protein, with amino-acid sequence MYREKTVAVVVPAYNEEVLIRKVIETMPSFVDKILVVNDKSTDNTAVVVQEYVRRDPDRVALLDLKVNQGVGGAIAEGYKWARDSEIDCTAVMAGDAQMDPDDLPKLLDPVVEGRADYTKGNRLFYGDAWHMIPRLRYLGNSGLSLLTKIASGYWHVADSQTGYTVASLQVLKTLDLDRIYKRYGMPNDMLVKLNVYDFRVKDVHVKPVYNIGETSGIKIRKVFFTIPLLLFRLFMYRMVQKYIIRNTHPLVFFYLLGGFMLLLDVPLAVRLIFRWTQGASVTVENAFAVLFCAFMGFQSILFAMLFDMEANKDLQGK